A stretch of DNA from Rothia mucilaginosa:
TGGCGCATCCTACGCACTGGCTGCTGTCAGCAACCCGCAGGGTCAGCCCAACGAGAAGCTCGTGGCTATCTCCTCCTTCAAGGTCACCGAGTCTACTTCGCCCGAGGCTCCCAAGAACGAAGAGACCCCTGCGCCCGTAACCCCGGCACCCGAGGCTCCCAAGACTGAGACCCCCAAGGAAGAAACTCCTGCTCCGGAAGCACCCAAGGCTGAGACTCCGGCACCCGAGCAGACCGAGACCCCCGCTCCTGAGGCTCCCGCGGCACCCGAGAATGCAACCCTCACCACCGAGGATGCTTCCCTGGATCCGAACGACCAGTACAACGTTCTGACCTTCAACGGCTCCGGCTTCACCCACGAGTCCGTCGCTAACGGTGTCCAGATCGCAATCTACCGTCTGGATGCAAACGGCAACATCACTGGCGAGGCTCTGGCAACCCACGATATTCCCGCTTCTGAAATCGTGAACGGCACCTTCCGCGTCAAGGTCAGCGTTCTTGCTGAGCTGCTGCAGCCCGGTTACGCTTACGCAATGGTGGCAACCAGCGACCCCAACGGCCTGGTACACCAGGTGGCAGTCACCACCGCTACCGTGAGCGATGCGAACAACCCCGCACCGACCCTGCCGGCAGCTACCGAGGGTGACAACACCACCGTTCGCGATAATGGCGACGGCACCACCAGCGTCTTCACCGCTGAAATGCGCGAAGACGGTTCGGTTGTCGTAACCGAGACCCGTATGCCTTCTTCTCAGGCACCCAAGGCTAAGGTTGGCAACGCATCCGCTGCCACCTCCTCTAGCTCCAACGGCCACACTGTAGGTGTCTCCGGCACCAAGGGCTCGACTTCGACCTCTTCTTCGGCTTCTTCGAAGCCGCAGCTGGCTAACACCGGTGCTGAGGGTGTTGCAGGTATCGCAGGCGTTGGCGCCGCAGCTCTGATTGCTGGTGCTGCACTGATGCTCCTGCGCCGCCGCAGCCTCTAATAGCTCAGCCTTATGGGCTAGGCTCTGAAAATCTGATGCTCACCGCAAGGTGAGTGAAACGAGTGCCGCCAATACTCTAGAAAGAGTGTTGGCGGCACTTTTGCGTGTCAGTAGTTATGCGTGCTAGTAGATTTGCGTGCCAGCGGTTTTGCTGAGCTGTTCTGCTGGGCTACTTTGAGTCTGAGCGAGGGCGTGTGCGGCAAAGTGTGTGTTGCAGGCTGGGGGAGGGGTGTGGGTGTTCCCTTCCGTGTTGGGGTGCAGACATGTTGGGGTGCAGGGCGGTGCGGTGGTGTGGTTCTGCGGAGGTTTTTATTGGGCAATTATTGGTATGCACGTTTTTAGTGAATGCGCCGGGAAAAGCGGTGTGACCTGCTATTTTTTCACTTAAAAGAAATAAATTAAATGCATGAATGTGCAGAATATTTTTATCTCAAATCCGTTAAAACTGCATATGCATGCAATAAAACCTTGAGCCTCAAGGGAGAGTTGAGAAATTTTACCTAGTCCATGCAGTTTGAATGCTCTTGATGCTGTTCCGAAGAGTAAAAAATATTCTGTGTGGGTTATTGCACAGGAAAACACTTGGAAGGTAAAGCGGATTTACCGCAATAAACGCAAAAGTATTGTTAGTGTGGAATTACCGATAAATAGAGCGATTCCCTTCGCGGTAACTTCCACCATTACATGAACGTTATGACTAGTCCGTACGTTATAGCGTTCAATCCCGAAGAGGCACCTGTCCACCTTCGATCCGTGGCACCCTCCGGAGGGTATCGTTCACACTCACAGAAAAGGTGTGTTCCATGCCCGAACCCGCTCACTCAAAAACTCGTGCAACAGCCGCTATTGCTGCTTCCGTCCTGTCCGTCACCGGTGTTGGTGCTGCGCACGCAGATGTGCAGGTGCAGAATACTGGAGGGGTGGCTTCAGCGACCACGGTGGAGTCTGATAATCCTCCCTCCGAGGAAGATGTAACCCCCATCGAAAACGTTGCTACCCAGAATTCCCCGCAGGTGTACGTAGAGCAGGGCGTTGTCATTAACCCCGCACGCTCCCAGAGCATCACCGTCAGTGGTGAAGGCTTCACCGGCGGCCCTGTTGAGCGTTACGGCGTGGCGGTCTACGTGAGCGAATACCGCCAGTACCCCCTCTACGCGTTGGCTCGCGGCTCCGCCGTAGCGATGACCCTCGTACCCGAACTCGACGTGGAGGGTGGTCGCTTCAGCACCCAGCTGACCCTGCCCGCAGGCACCCTCGACCCCAACCAGCAGTACGTCGTCGCGACCGCAGTGGTTGACCCCGGCAAGGGCTACGCAACGGAGGATCCCTCCTACAACTCCTCTGCACCCTTGGAGCTGCTGCCTGCAGACACTCAGAATGAGCCGCTCAACGCTCAGATTCTTTCGGGTCAGTTGGAAATCCCGCAGGAAAAGAACCTTGTCGTCTACAAGGTCACCGGTCTGGGTGAGGCGCAGGCTTTCGAGGTGATGACCTATGCCTATGCTCTGGATAGTCAGGGTAACCGCATCCTGCTCGCTGCCTCTCCCGCACGTGCCGACGTTATGAACGGCACCCTCTTGGATGGCATTGAGGTGCCCGGGTCCAGGTTGGAAGAAGTGCAGGCTGTTCACGAAGATCTGCGCTATGTGCTCAGCGTTGAAATCGCGCCCTCTGCGGCTAATGGTTATACCGCCCAGGAAGTTGAGGTTCCCTTCATGAATGGTTGGAATGCACAGAATGGCTCCGCTCCGGTTGCTACCGCTGAGCGCGCAATGGCGGAGCAGGCACAGTCTGAGAAGAAGCAGTCTGAAGAGGATGTACAGTCCGAGCAGAGCGCCCAGGCTGAGTCTGCACAGGTTGAGTCTGGTCAGGCTGCCTCGAATGCCCAGTCTGAGCAGGCGGTTGCCGTGAGCCCCGTCGAGCAGTTCGATCGCGTACTGCCCGAGGATGATCCGCGCCGCCACTACGACCTGCCGCGCAACACCGTCTTTGACCGCGTCCATGACACCACCGAAGAACAGAACAACACCTCTAACCCCGTGATGACCGCCCGCCTGCACGTAGAAGAAACCGTAGTTCCCGAAAACGACTCCGAGAAGGCTCTGACCGTGCGCGGCGAGGGTTTCACTGGCGTCAGCTCGGTACACCTGATGGTTAGTGCTGTCGACGAATACGGTGTGGCACGCGATGGCGTAATTGCCTCGGCTGATGTCTCTGAGATTGACGCCTCCGGTGCTTTTACTGCCCAGGTGCAGATTCCCGGCTCGGAGCTCAAGCCCGGCACTACCTACCGTGTGAGTGCTGTGGCGGAGGATGAGCAGGGCACCGTGCGCATGGTCAACGGTGGCTTCACTGTTGAGCGCGATAGTGTGGATAACGTGCCTGCAACCCCTGAGGCGTCGGAGTCTGAAAGCTCTGCGCCTGAGGTTAATGCGCCTGATGCTACCGCGCCTGCTGAGGCTACCGCTCCTGCGGCAGATCAGCAGAAGGCGGGGGAGAGCGCTACCGACCAGAAGGATGATACTTCGGTTCCGGTTCAGAATACCGGTGCTCAGGATGCGTCCGCTCAGAAGGTCGAAGCTCAGGAGGTTGAACCGCAGAAGAGTGGCGAGCAGAAGGCGCAGGCCTCTGGTTCTCAGAAGGTTGCCGCTGGTGCCCAGCAGAAGCGTGAGCAGTTGGCGGCTACCGGCGCCTCCAATATGCTGGTCATTAGCGCTGCTGGATCGCTGTCACTGCTTGCCGGTATGCGTTTGAGCCGCCGTCGCCGTAGTGAGATGCAGCTCAGTTCTCGCCGCTAAAACAGGTCAATTATTGCCCCACTAGGCAAAACATGCACATAGATGTAGGGATGTCCGAAATGCAAGATTCGGGCATCCCTACATCTTTAACTTTTTCTAAGGTTATACCTATAATTTAGAGTGCTGTCATAGACGGTACTATCACTCTTACCACCCCGTTCACCCGGGGTAGGAGTCGCTGTGAAGCGCCTCCCGGTCACCGATATCAGAGAACCGTTATTCTGCGCCTACTTCCGACCTTTGGGCGCAGGAGTCACACAACGATTCATCACACTCACTCACGAAAATAGGTGACCATGTTTTCCACGCAGCGTTCCTGCCGCGGCGCGGCGCTAGTAGCGTCTGCCGCCCTCGGTTTGGGCGGCTCCGTCGCGCCTGCAACTCTGGCCCCCGCTACCTTCGCATCTGCCGCTTATGCGCAGACTCAGCTGTCTCCGAAGCCTGAACTTCCCATTACTGTTGCCGCCGACGTCGTTCAGCACAGCATCACCTTGGATCTGCTGGCTCAGACTAGCGACTACACTCTCCTGCAGGTCAGCGGTGTAACTTCCCTGGATCAGGTGAAGGTTCGCCTGTCTGCCATCTCCGTTGAGGATGGCATTGTCGCCACTATGACCGTACCTGATGCTCAGCTGACTGCCTCAAAGAATGAAGAAGGCAACATGGAGCTGAGCATTCACCAGCGCCTCAATGTTGAGCAGCCGTACATGGTCGAAATTGAGAATCTAAGCAACGGCGAGACTGTCTCCGTTGAGTTTATGCCTGAGCATGGTGTAACAGCCGATGAGATTATGGCTAGCCGCCAGAACATTTTCTTCCCCGACACCCCCGGTGTTCCCCGCGCTAACCGCGTGGAGGCGAACCCCGCCCCCGAGGTGTCCCTGAGCCCCAGCGCATCCCCGAGTGCCGCGAAGGATAGCCCGCGCCCGACGGTTGCCCCGGCACCTTCTGAGGCGCCGTCTGCTTCGCAGAGCGCTTCGGCACGTCCTTCCGCGAGTGCATCTGCTAGCGCCTCGGCGAATGCGTCGGCGAGTGCATCCGCGAGCGCGTCTGCCAGTGCTTCTGCCTCGGCGAGCTCTTCTGCTGATGATGCGGCGCCTGCTGAGGTGACCGAGGACCGCCTGCTGGTGCACTCCCGCTCTGATCAGGCTCCCGCGGAGACCCGCGAGGCGACCCTGGAAATTTCTACCGCAGAACTGCGCGGTTCGGATGAGGTGCAGCCGATTAGCGTGCGCGCTAAGAACGTGGCGGAGAGCGGCTTGGGTTATGACGTGATGGTCTTTGAAATGCCTGCCGACGGTGGTGCCGTGGGTTCGCCGCTGGCGACCACGCATGTGAGCCCTCAGCAGGTGGCTGATGCTTCTTTCTCTGCTGATTTGAAGGTTCCCGGCACTTCTTTGAATGCGGGTAAGCGCTACCGTGTGGTTGTGGTGGGTGGTGACTCCACTGAGGAGCTGAAGCTCATGGCGACCAGCACTTTTGGTGTGAGCGTGATTCAGCGTGCTGTTCCTGTTGATCCGGCTCCGAGGCATACGAATACTGTTGTTCGCCCGCTGGCCCCGGTGATTTCTGAGGCGAATCAGCGGGTGAGCCCTTCGGCTCCTTCGGGCTATGTGAGCCCTGCGGGCTCTTCAGATGCCTCTGCAGACGCTCAGGGTTTGGTGACTGATTCTGTCGCTAAGATTCCGTCGGCGGATGGCGCTCTGGGCTATATTATGCAGGCGCAGCAGTCTGCGCGTGCGATTACCGCGCAGGCTCGTAGTTCTGTGGCTGAGACTGCGGTGGTTCCTTCGACGCTGGTGATGTCTGGTTATGCGGTGATGCTGCCCGGTCGTACCGTGGTGAACCTGTTGGGTTACCAGCCTCTTGAGGGGGAGACGGTGACTGTTTCTTCGCCGCAGGAGAATGCGGGTGCTGCGGGTTCGGGTAGCTTCTATACGCGTAGCTCGAAGTCGCGCGGTGATTCTTCCGGTTCGAAGCTGGAGGCGAGCGCCCAGGATAACGGCCCTCTGCCGGAGGGTACCTTGCCGCTGAGTATTGCCCTGCTGGGGTCGGTTGCCTTTGTGGGTACTGCTGTGGCGGTTAATGTGTATCGTCGTCGCCTTGAGGGCGCTGAGGAGCTGGGAGCTGAGTAGCCCTGCTTGAGTAGTTCCAGCTTCTGGATCTTCGCGCGTGAGGCGTGTGTGACTCTCTGTGGGGGAGTCGTTGAGTGGGAGGCGCTCTGCCGGGTGCGTGCTGATGGGGTGCGTGTTCGGTGGGGCGCCTTCTGCGTGCCTGGTTGTCTGTGTACCTGGATGTCGACCCTGTTGTGTGGTGGTCTGTTGCGCTTTGGCCTGTTGTGCCTTGGGGCGGTGTAAAAAATCTCTTTTTCGTGCACTTGTGGGAATATTTATGGCATTCGAATTTTGCGTTATTTATATCTCAGTAAAGTATTTAATTCCCTTTTATTTCGGCAATTGTTGCGGCATAAAGTTTTAGCACATGAATGCAATGCAACATTTAGTGCAATATCTATGTTAGGCTGGGATATAACCGACGTACTGGTGCGCAAATACCTGGATAGAAACACCGGCTTGTGGTGAGCCTTCCCTAGTCCACGCTTTGCGTCTACATCGATTGAAATGGCACACATGACTATCACTCGACTTCCGAAACGCATTCATGCTCTTTCGCTTGCTGCCGCTCTAGGCGCAAGCGCTTTTGTGCTTCCTGGCGCCTCCGCAACCGAGGCTGAAGCAATTAATGTGAATGATTGTCTGGCGGCTCTAGTTAATAACGAATTTGATTCGAGTTGCCCTTATGAAGACCTTGAAATTGAGGTCGATACCATCGAAATTCGCGTGCAGTCCATTAAGGATGGCAAAGCGACCCTGAAGCTTGCACCCCTTTACGAGGGTGGCTATGTGGGTGACGCATCCAAGGTCTACTTGGTGTTGCAGTACTACAGCACCACCGGCGCGGTGCTCGGATCTGACACCTACGAGCCGTCTGCCCTGCAGGTCGAGCGCGCTGATGACGGCACAATGCTCGTCACCTTTGAGATGCCGCAGACGCCCCAGGAAGGCTACTACTCCATTAGTGCCATGGATCTGATGACCTCCGACGCGGGTTACGGCGAATTCATGATTTCTGGAGGCTCCCTCGCACCGCACACTATTCCCGTTGAAGATGACTCTGACG
This window harbors:
- a CDS encoding LPXTG cell wall anchor domain-containing protein, yielding MSKTTRRVYKIAAAAAFTAGSVAAIPATFAAEAPADQQQQVVDQKATAQASSLPGGNATETPKAEAPKTEAPKAEATEAPKAETPKAEAPKTEAPKAEATEAPKAEATEAPKAEAPKTEAPKAEATEAPKAETPKAEAPKAETPKAEAPKAEATEAPKTEAPKAEATEAPKAETPAPTAPATPEPSTPSTPAPEAKQADPSIVIEDARFPGNAQLNTVSVVGTGFYGEKVSPGVQVSIYALDADNQITGEALATVVVPAEQIQDGTFKASITVEASKLPAGASYALAAVSNPQGQPNEKLVAISSFKVTESTSPEAPKNEETPAPVTPAPEAPKTETPKEETPAPEAPKAETPAPEQTETPAPEAPAAPENATLTTEDASLDPNDQYNVLTFNGSGFTHESVANGVQIAIYRLDANGNITGEALATHDIPASEIVNGTFRVKVSVLAELLQPGYAYAMVATSDPNGLVHQVAVTTATVSDANNPAPTLPAATEGDNTTVRDNGDGTTSVFTAEMREDGSVVVTETRMPSSQAPKAKVGNASAATSSSSNGHTVGVSGTKGSTSTSSSASSKPQLANTGAEGVAGIAGVGAAALIAGAALMLLRRRSL